From a single Paramormyrops kingsleyae isolate MSU_618 chromosome 14, PKINGS_0.4, whole genome shotgun sequence genomic region:
- the mrpl33 gene encoding large ribosomal subunit protein bL33m yields MFLTAVNLARTKSKRILVEMVSAAGTGYTFTAKRNRLKEKLVMRKLDPLVKQHVLFFEKRKIRTL; encoded by the exons ATGTTCCTGACAGCGGTCAACC TCGCCAGGACCAAATCCAA GAGGATCCTGGTGGAAATGGTGAGCGCCGCTGGGACAGGCTACACCTTCACCGCCAAGCGGAACCGCCTGAAGGAGAAGCTGGTGATGCGCAAGCTGGACCCCCTGG TAAAGCAGCACGTGCTCTTCTTTGAGAAGCGGAAGATCCGCACCCTCTAA